A window of the Deltaproteobacteria bacterium genome harbors these coding sequences:
- a CDS encoding Spy/CpxP family protein refolding chaperone, producing the protein MVKKIIYFLWIIGLGLHLVGSEAFSAPPDPEPWAGKLNLLPEQVQALKDLRGRFRQELIQNRKKIMLKRLELRTLASEEYKGEKGEELRREIQSLYQQARERSLFFQQEALRILTPEQREKLFPEMDWGFHCGRGLPWGKGPGMGRGMGPGRKGPGLEYKNE; encoded by the coding sequence ATGGTAAAAAAGATCATTTACTTTCTCTGGATCATTGGATTGGGACTCCACTTAGTTGGAAGCGAAGCTTTTTCAGCCCCACCTGATCCGGAGCCCTGGGCCGGAAAACTGAATCTCCTTCCAGAGCAGGTTCAAGCCCTGAAGGATCTCAGAGGCCGATTTCGCCAGGAACTGATTCAAAATCGAAAAAAAATCATGCTCAAGCGTCTGGAACTGCGGACCCTGGCTTCGGAAGAATATAAGGGAGAAAAGGGGGAAGAATTACGGCGTGAGATTCAATCCCTTTATCAGCAGGCCAGAGAGCGCTCCCTTTTTTTTCAACAGGAGGCTTTGAGGATCTTAACCCCGGAACAACGGGAAAAATTATTTCCTGAAATGGATTGGGGATTTCATTGCGGGAGAGGGCTCCCTTGGGGAAAAGGACCGGGAATGGGACGTGGAATGGGACCGGGCAGGAAAGGTCCCGGGCTTGAATATAAAAACGAATGA
- a CDS encoding response regulator gives MENYERRHKVILLVEDNPDDVELTIRALEQQKIANPLIVARDGVEALDYLFGRGKYAGPELPALPTVILLDLKLPRLDGLDVLRQLRSNERTKLLPVVILTSSNEESDLNNGYLLGANSYIRKPVDFDQFNEAIKQLGLYWLVWNEPAPSKKP, from the coding sequence ATGGAAAATTACGAAAGGCGCCACAAAGTGATTCTTCTGGTGGAAGACAATCCCGATGATGTGGAATTGACCATTCGGGCACTGGAACAGCAAAAGATTGCCAACCCGCTGATCGTCGCCCGGGACGGGGTCGAAGCCCTGGATTATCTCTTCGGGAGAGGGAAATATGCCGGACCAGAACTTCCGGCCTTGCCTACTGTTATCCTATTGGACCTTAAATTGCCCAGGCTCGACGGTCTCGATGTCTTGCGTCAGTTACGCAGCAACGAAAGGACCAAGCTATTGCCGGTGGTTATCCTTACTTCATCCAATGAAGAAAGTGACCTGAACAACGGCTATCTCCTGGGGGCCAACAGCTATATTCGCAAGCCAGTCGATTTCGATCAATTCAATGAGGCCATTAAACAACTCGGGCTCTACTGGCTGGTCTGGAATGAGCCGGCCCCCAGCAAAAAACCATAA